The sequence tgcagggaaaCTGGCGTATACAGAGCGACCTGGTGACTTGGAAAGCTGGGTGCAAGGGAACAATACATGTTTCGATACAGTTCTATGTTTAGGAATAAGGAATGCAGGCTACACTCACAGCATGGGAGGCTCTAAACTGGGAAGtggtgactctggaaaagacttggCAGTCATGGTAATCAGCTGCACATGAGCGCCCAGTGCGACGCtgaggccaaaagggctaatgtcatcctgggatgtataaacagggcaatctccagttgttagacaggttattttccctctgtgtttggcactggtgcatctgctgctgggatcctgtgtccaggtctggtgcccacaactgaaggagaatgttgataaattggagagggatcagagaagagccacaagagtgattgaaggactgggaaacagcccttatagtgagagactcaaggagctcaatcagttcagcttaatgaagagaaggttacagggtgacttgatgacagtctgtaagtacctacatggggagcaaataCTTGATAATGGGCTCGTCAGTCTAACAGACGATCCAATGATTGgcagttgaagttagacaaatctGCAGAGATCTCCAGGACAATCACTAAACCCGCCAAGTAACACAGCTCTAGTGTGTGTTCTActcacctttatcttctccacaagGAGGGCTTTGCTGAGAAAAGCAGCCAGGTTTCTCTCTGGGCTCCTAGTGAGGACGGCTCTGCTGAAGGTGCTGACGCAATCCAAGAACTTAAGTGTCTTGGTCTCGTCCTATGCCCCACAGAGATTAGACACAAACACGAAGGTTAGCGTGGAAAGGAGCTTCCAGtgggagagatgtcagaaagCCTCCCTCCTAGCGCTGCTCAGGCTTTAATATGCCGAATGCCAGGAGGCCATTCATCTGGCAACAGGAGTGACTatctggggagggcagggcagcgctgtgtgaaaccagaccagagagggagcagatctcaGGGCAGGTGTCCAAAGAGGAACTGCAACATGGGGGCTAAGCAGTCAGAGAGTCTTACGGGGGCATGGTAGTGTGGGAGGAACATCTAGGTATGAtaccctgacaccccaatattcgctactgtcatgtaattaggatatgtttggtACAAGGTATGTTTTGTGATGTagcattctaaaagtcttgatctgctagacattaatgtctcattggattgtatgtgctattgttgtatgtgaagttatgaactTCAGCTATGTATGCGTTCCTGAAACACATTGTGAGgttcaaaacagcctttcaggtacaacagtaaaaaagccaaacactggcttattgaggaaatgcacacaagcaccagGGTTACCCCAATAGAAACCTCTCCGAGATAACACGACACAATGGGACCTGttggacccaggtcacagcaaaagagttttCCAGCAGTTGGGAAGAGGAGATAAAAGGAGAACAATGACATCTGTGGAGCGGGAGGAACCTCACACTCCCTGCAATAAGAtatctggaaacacctgagggacGAAGATTGAACTATGAGAAGTGATGGTTCCAGGCTGGAGAGAGATTCCTAGCCTGTGTAAGAAAACCTAGGAAATCCAAGCTGCAAAGCCAAGACAGCTTGTGCCTTAAGTATGTGCCAACCTTTTCATCACTCAGGGGGAGAATCTGCAAATGTATATCCTATCTAGTGTGTAAAGCTTCGTTTGCGTGGTTTATtgactaaggtaatctgctttggtCTCTTTGCTATCTCTTATAACCACTTCAAATCTACCTCTTGAAGTTAATAATCTTATTTCTTCTTTATACCCCAACCCAGTTAGTGCAATTAGTAACCGATGGGGAAGGGCGAAGAGTTGTTCGTACCTCTctccacatcgagggagggggtgaatttcataaaacctttgggtctGTACTCCAGAGGAGGTGGGCAGCACAATACTGGGACAAGCCCCttcagctgagtcttcccacaGCTGagctcagtgtctgtgtctttctgcagctgggcgtggccctgcctgtgtgcacGGCTGGAAGAAGCTTGTGAGCCTAGCCCAGCAAGACAAGGTAAAGGGGGCCCAGGCTGACAGAagaggtgggctcagtggtatcccagtacatcaggtggcaccttaaaccATCACACTGGGGACTGGCCAAATCCAGTGTGCACAAGTCCACAAGGGGCTGGAAATTGAAGCAAGACACATTGAAACTGGAAATGTACGTTTTTAACAGAGAAAGTAATAGACCATTGGAACAACTGAGCAAGGGGCATGGTGCGTGATCTTTTGTAACTCAAGATGGGAcatttttaagatgctctagtttaaacaggaattatttgggggcaggtctctggcctgtgttatacaggaggttacaGTGGTCCCGTCAGGCCTTAGAGTCCATGTATCATCCGTAGAAGGGCGGATGGTGCATGTGGACAGGGCACTAGCTGACACATCAGAGGAGGGCTCTTGGTACCTGTTCATTGCCCTTGAGAAAGCCGTCGACGTAGTCCAGGGGCTCTTTCTCCTCGGAGTCTGGCCCCATAAAGCAGGAGGCATTAGCAGGTGAGGGTGAATCTgatcaaagacagagcagtggtaatacctggggctgccaagctgcaggctgggtgacagAGATCTTAGAGGAAATTCTTGCCCGCAACTCCTGCCTCAGTAGGGTAACAGCCCCGATGCACAACAGGGTCTGGCACAGCGATCCCTGGCTTCCCCACCTCTTTGCTGCCCAGCCCAGGAAAGATCCAGTCGCAGCCCTGGTTCCCAGCGGCCACCCCGCTTCCCCACCCAGCATGCAGGCTCAGCCTGGGGATTGGGGGAGAGCCACACTTGGAAGGAAGGATGATGTCAGGCTATGAGTGGTGTCCCCACTCTCCAGGccattgctggagggggcagaggaactGGCAGTGAATCGGTCTACTCCCCACTGCGGGAGAGGGAAGAGCTGCCCAGTCTGCGTGGGATATTGGGACACAGGGCCTGCCCGTTCTGCTTGTTCCGACTGCCTCTCCTGCCATCGACAGCCAGCCAGAGCCACCGGGTGTAatctgggcagggcctgggctcccatcatcaaTCACCCCGCCAACGCCCTGTGCTGCAACATGCATGGCCCCCCTGCAAAGGGGCCAGCAGATGGGGCTACAACATCAGGGGGCATCATGCTCTGACTGGCGCCCTGCAATCCTAGACTTAACAACCCACCATGCACCGAGCATCCCCTTCGACTGGTGGAAAACATCCTCCGACCCTGCAGAGTGACGGATCGGGGCAGgcaattcagtcagtctccacctgatgcttctgctgccGCCCCTAATGCCCCCCTCAGCTGTagaggctgcagctgctgccagcaagaggGGCCATTACCCCTCTGCCTGGGTTTTGCTGTCTCTCCATCCCGTGGCAGCCCAGAGTAGTACAAGATCTATGGAGTCTTCTCCCCCAATGACACCCTGGtcttgcaaccccaacccccagaggGGCCAAGCCCCACCGCAGTGCGGGGCCATGGCCCCTGCCATTTTTTACAGGaggcacccactcaccagcacggaagggctgaggcacacacagctcctgctgctgctgtgggctcttccgCTTACATCCCTGCGGGAAGTTTAGTCTCCTCCCAGGCTCGGATGGGCTTGGAGAGGCCCTTGGGGACTTCCTCAGCatcctgcaagaagccaggacaaggcattgcTTGTGAGTGATGAGAGGCGACTGCCCTGTTCAGCATCAGGGCCAGCCCAGTTATTTCTGTTCCACCAGTGCCTACAGAtgccagctgagatcagggccctgttgcaccaggtgctgcagaCAATCCCTGGGCTGTAGGGCTCAGACTCTAACTAGCCAAGGCAGCCAGTGGGGAAACAAGGGAATGGATGTGCTCAACGTCACCCAGTCAGTCAGCAgtacaggcaggattagaacctaGGTCTCTGGACTCCCAGGCCAGCACCCCATCCCGCAGGCTGAACGGCCTCCCCTGGGTCACTcccgcctctccttctgctggttcACAAACAGCACAGCAGACAGGCTGAATCCAACCACTCAAGAgtcttcctgcccagggaaattaCCCTGATCCCTTCTCCCATAAATATTGGGGTTGTGGCAGGTCCCAGGTCGGGAAGgccagcggggtgggggagctggggacGGGCTAATGAGCAGCAGAAGTTGCTCAGACACCAccatgaaggggaaggagcagaaggcaggagagctGCAGGCAGGCTCGTACCTTTTCTTCCAACCTCCTGGCCCcttcgtccctggttcagtgtgagctgtgggagctctctggggcacaggagctggctggtgcccagatggaaCGACGTTGCTtattgcacagatctcgctttCCCCGAACATTGAAAATGCTTCTACAACCATACCAGGGCCCGCCCAGATCCTTGCAGCTGGTCAgtgctaaattgtgaactgtgcCCTGGCCTCCCAGAGTGGGAcagtgggagagggtggggctggcccaaggccctgctggattgcGGCTCACGTGTACGGGGTCccagtgctacagagctctgtgccagGGGCCGCGCTTTGTGGGGGTTTCGCAGCTCATCTCTCCAAGGTCTgtgtggcagcagctgctgcagagaatcccaggcctgattcccccgacgctgggtctcctgaatggcccctgcccttgggggctccattcctcacccaatgtctcctgctgactctccagcagctgcaggacAGGTGTCCTAATGCAGCTCTagccccctccagcactcagAGGGACTGTCCTGGTAAATAGAACAATGATTACTGGCAACCTGAGAATGCCTCTTCCCCGGCAgcctcagtgccattccctctggaaggGATGGCAGCTCCACCACTCACACTCCCAGCTTCCTGGGAATGAGCCAGGATTAGCGCTCGGGGTAGCCAGGGCGTCTCCAGACCCCCAAATGGGAGAATAAGTTCCATCTCGGCTCCTCCTTCTCACTACAGCGCAGAACAGGGATTCACAaactctccccgcccccacttcctAGCCCACGCTGGCGGCTCTTTGCACCTGCCCAAGCTGCTGGGTGCCTTGGCCGTGGGATGTAAAACGGTcccgtctctgcttcctctcccaccgctgcaacTATGCAGgagctgctttaatagcagcccccccccccccccgcacaactGAGTCTCAGGCCTTGCTAGCTGCTCAGTGCCTcagcagccccaggagatgattgctgcgggGGTCTCGGCCCTGGGGAGGCAGTAACTtctagaagcagggagagcagcaccaccatagatcagggaggtctggcaatgccagtggctggCTGGGGTCTCAC is a genomic window of Lepidochelys kempii isolate rLepKem1 chromosome 1, rLepKem1.hap2, whole genome shotgun sequence containing:
- the LOC140898919 gene encoding uncharacterized protein isoform X1, translated to MMLRKSPRASPSPSEPGRRLNFPQGCKRKSPQQQQELCVPQPFRADSPSPANASCFMGPDSEEKEPLDYVDGFLKGNEQDETKTLKFLDCVSTFSRAVLTRSPERNLAAFLSKALLVEKIKQCEATTVGNGTIQPARHLLLQHLLPASSTDHPGHGGCSEHQDSESHG